The following proteins come from a genomic window of Lachnoclostridium phytofermentans ISDg:
- a CDS encoding radical SAM protein, translating to MLQSINKDNYNNINEIATDILSACTLCPRECKVNRFNKTGYCGMPANVFGARAALHLWEEPCITGKDGSGTVFFTGCTLRCVFCQNHNIANGSVGKEITIEHLSTIFLSLQEKGATNINLVTPTHYVPQIVKALILAKQNGLTLPIVYNTSGYEKVSTLKLLDGYVDVYLPDFKYMDENLALRYSNAKDYPIIAKEAIKEMIRQVGIPVFEHDTIKRGVIVRHLVLPGHRTDSKKILSYLYETYHDTIYLSIMNQFTPLAELSYYPEINRKVTKREYNDVIDFAIELGITNAFIQEGQTASESFIPEFSLEGL from the coding sequence ATGTTACAATCTATAAATAAAGATAATTATAATAATATAAATGAAATAGCAACAGATATTTTATCTGCTTGTACTTTATGTCCAAGAGAATGTAAGGTCAATCGTTTTAATAAAACTGGCTATTGTGGTATGCCAGCAAATGTATTTGGTGCAAGAGCTGCTCTTCACCTATGGGAGGAACCTTGTATTACCGGAAAGGACGGGTCTGGTACTGTCTTTTTTACCGGTTGTACGCTTCGCTGTGTCTTCTGTCAAAACCATAATATTGCAAATGGTTCTGTCGGAAAGGAAATTACAATCGAACATCTTTCAACCATATTTTTATCTCTCCAAGAAAAAGGAGCTACAAACATTAATCTTGTCACTCCAACTCATTACGTACCACAGATTGTAAAAGCTTTGATACTTGCAAAGCAAAATGGGCTTACCTTGCCTATTGTCTATAACACCAGCGGATACGAAAAGGTTTCTACTCTTAAATTACTAGATGGATATGTCGATGTCTACCTTCCTGATTTTAAGTATATGGATGAAAACCTCGCACTTCGCTACTCGAATGCAAAAGATTATCCTATCATTGCAAAGGAAGCAATAAAAGAGATGATACGTCAGGTTGGCATACCTGTCTTTGAGCATGATACAATCAAGCGTGGTGTCATCGTTCGCCACTTGGTTCTGCCTGGTCATCGAACAGATTCAAAAAAAATTCTTAGTTATCTTTATGAAACTTACCATGATACCATTTATCTTAGTATTATGAATCAATTTACACCTCTTGCTGAACTATCTTATTATCCAGAGATTAATCGAAAAGTAACAAAAAGAGAATATAATGATGTCATTGATTTTGCCATTGAACTTGGAATTACAAATGCTTTTATTCAAGAAGGTCAAACAGCTAGTGAGAGTTTTATTCCTGAGTTTTCTTTGGAGGGGTTATAA
- a CDS encoding NAD(+) synthase has protein sequence MRHGFVKVAAITPNIKVADCEYNVNEIIHQIEEAKQKGAKVIVCPELCITGYTCEDLFLQNTLLNGALDGLNKLIDYSKDIDALIAVGLPFLKDGKLFNVAVVLYQGELLGMVPKRNIPNYSEFYEARYFGNGNDIVEHVTINHKKVPFGSNLIFCHREIPYLKVGIEICEDLWVPQPPSGGLCQAGATVILNLSASNETTGKDIYRKTLVSNQSARLVCGYLYSSAGEGESTTDLVFSGHNMIAENGTVIAESERFVNGVIVSEVDLEKIISERRRISTYLVEEKKDYTYLEYGEYATENNSNYDTTLSLTRFIDKSPFVPTKKEEREKRCDEIIHMQALGLKKRLQHTGSKSVVLGISGGLDSTLALLVTRRAFDMLELDPKGIVAVTMPCFGTTDRTYQNAILLVQELSATLREIRINEAVELHFRDIGHDINKHDVTFENGQARERTQVLMDIANQVNGFVVGTGDMSELALGWATYNGDHMSMYGVNSSVPKTLVRYLVSYFAEEAKSDTLRNVLKDVLDTPVSPELLPPKDGEIVQKTEDVVGPYELHDFFLYYVLRFGFTPSKIYRLAVYAFKDDYTKETIYRWLTIFYRRYFQQQYKRSCLPDGPKVGSVAVSPRGDLRMPSDASVSLWMKDLESIQDN, from the coding sequence ATGAGACACGGATTCGTAAAAGTAGCGGCTATTACACCAAATATTAAAGTTGCTGATTGTGAATATAACGTAAATGAAATAATCCATCAAATAGAAGAAGCAAAACAAAAGGGTGCAAAGGTAATAGTATGTCCGGAACTATGTATTACTGGATATACCTGTGAGGATTTGTTTTTACAGAATACCTTACTAAATGGGGCGCTGGATGGACTTAATAAACTAATCGATTATAGTAAGGATATTGATGCTCTTATCGCTGTTGGGCTCCCTTTTTTAAAGGATGGTAAGTTATTTAATGTTGCAGTAGTACTTTATCAGGGAGAATTACTTGGTATGGTACCAAAAAGAAATATCCCTAACTATTCTGAATTCTATGAAGCACGTTATTTTGGAAATGGAAATGATATTGTAGAGCATGTAACAATAAATCATAAAAAAGTGCCATTTGGCAGTAATTTAATCTTTTGTCATAGAGAAATCCCTTATCTAAAAGTAGGAATAGAAATTTGTGAAGATTTATGGGTGCCACAGCCACCGAGCGGAGGGTTATGTCAAGCAGGTGCAACTGTAATTCTAAATTTGTCAGCAAGTAATGAGACTACAGGGAAAGATATTTATCGTAAAACCTTGGTGAGTAATCAATCTGCACGTTTGGTCTGCGGTTATCTATATTCAAGTGCGGGAGAAGGAGAATCTACCACAGACTTGGTATTTTCAGGGCATAATATGATAGCGGAAAATGGAACGGTAATCGCTGAGTCAGAACGTTTTGTGAATGGCGTAATTGTTTCTGAGGTCGACCTTGAAAAAATAATCTCTGAACGTAGAAGAATTTCAACTTATCTTGTGGAAGAAAAGAAAGATTATACTTATTTAGAATATGGAGAATATGCCACAGAAAATAATTCTAATTATGATACCACGCTTAGTTTGACACGTTTTATTGATAAATCCCCATTCGTACCGACGAAGAAGGAAGAACGGGAAAAACGTTGTGATGAAATTATTCATATGCAGGCATTAGGACTAAAAAAACGTTTACAGCATACGGGAAGTAAATCTGTTGTACTGGGTATCTCTGGCGGTCTTGATTCTACCTTGGCACTTTTGGTGACTAGAAGGGCTTTTGATATGTTAGAGCTTGATCCTAAGGGAATTGTAGCAGTAACAATGCCTTGTTTTGGAACAACAGATCGTACTTACCAAAATGCTATCCTGTTAGTGCAGGAATTATCCGCTACGTTACGTGAGATTAGAATTAATGAAGCGGTAGAACTTCATTTTAGGGATATTGGTCATGACATTAATAAGCATGATGTCACTTTTGAGAATGGACAAGCAAGAGAGCGTACCCAAGTTCTAATGGACATCGCAAATCAAGTGAATGGTTTTGTTGTTGGCACTGGAGATATGTCAGAGCTTGCTTTAGGATGGGCAACTTATAATGGAGATCATATGTCGATGTACGGTGTCAATTCTTCCGTTCCTAAGACATTGGTTCGTTATCTGGTTTCATATTTTGCAGAAGAAGCAAAGAGTGACACCCTTAGAAATGTATTGAAGGATGTTTTAGATACCCCTGTTAGCCCAGAGCTTCTTCCTCCAAAAGACGGCGAAATAGTACAAAAAACAGAGGATGTAGTAGGTCCATATGAGTTACATGATTTCTTCTTGTACTATGTATTAAGATTTGGGTTTACTCCATCAAAAATATATCGTCTTGCCGTATATGCATTTAAAGATGACTATACGAAGGAAACAATTTATCGCTGGCTTACGATATTTTATCGTAGATATTTTCAACAACAATATAAACGCTCTTGTCTACCAGATGGACCTAAAGTTGGATCTGTAGCAGTTTCTCCTCGTGGAGATCTTCGTATGCCAAGTGATGCTTCAGTTTCTTTATGGATGAAAGACTTAGAAAGTATTCAAGATAATTAA
- a CDS encoding response regulator transcription factor has protein sequence MQHILIADDNPDITDVLAAYAKKEDLVPVIAADGEEAIRMFRQYNPAVVLLDVMMPKEDGYEVCRKIRAKSDVPVILITARGEDFEKIMGLDIGADDYIVKPFSPSEVMARIRAILRRMTKKENEQTSENVLSIANLEINLEEYTLHIGGTKISLTKKEIETMWTLASNPNKVFTRDNLLDSLWGFDYFGDSRTVDSHIKRLRAKLDMLEHPNWSIKTIWGVGYKFEVDEDVR, from the coding sequence GTGCAACATATTCTAATTGCAGATGATAATCCAGATATTACAGATGTACTGGCAGCCTATGCGAAAAAAGAAGATCTGGTACCAGTGATTGCTGCCGATGGAGAAGAGGCAATCCGGATGTTTCGACAATACAACCCTGCCGTTGTATTATTAGATGTCATGATGCCTAAGGAAGATGGCTATGAGGTTTGCCGAAAAATCAGAGCAAAATCCGATGTACCTGTTATACTAATTACGGCACGCGGGGAAGACTTTGAAAAGATTATGGGTCTAGACATTGGTGCTGATGATTATATTGTAAAACCATTTAGTCCTAGTGAAGTTATGGCTCGTATACGAGCTATACTACGTCGAATGACTAAGAAGGAAAATGAACAAACTTCGGAGAATGTTTTATCCATCGCAAACTTAGAGATTAATTTGGAGGAATATACCTTACATATCGGTGGCACTAAAATTTCTCTAACAAAAAAAGAAATCGAAACCATGTGGACTTTGGCCAGTAATCCAAATAAGGTTTTTACAAGAGACAACTTGCTTGATAGTCTATGGGGCTTTGATTATTTTGGTGATAGCCGAACTGTAGATTCCCATATAAAGCGCTTGCGAGCTAAACTTGATATGTTAGAGCATCCAAATTGGTCCATCAAAACAATTTGGGGTGTCGGATACAAATTTGAGGTTGATGAAGATGTGCGATGA
- a CDS encoding sensor histidine kinase, whose product MNEKKLELISNEVEETPENVQDKIKKKSRLYNRLFFKVYLNYALMVLLFAIVLGSVFLQLSEKATKNNLRQQLFSQAKVIAKRYNEFVINEEKNSLDYLELLREVGVIAEDIWVLSNPNASAPMNSEITTMPLQAVSREYQEVYLGAFAGEDTYRSSYSKTYGFDTISVGVPVRGVNGEVCGAILLNTKVERQTESIRDTKSMIFLSAIVSLIVSFIVAILFARQLVRPISKMRQTALLLAEKKYESKTGIDRKDEIGDLARTIDFLTDKLMENEVVRKNLDQMRMDFFANVSHELRTPITVVRAYTESLVDGVIEEESTKQQCYEKMLLECKSMERLVGDLLILAKMQNPDFVIEKEPVNLTQVFEDILKTVRTMGTDKHISVCLDNDHNVQLMYGDYDRLRQMFLVICDNAIKFSKEDSTIYISITRGEKLRISIRDEGTGIEKEELSSIFDKFYKSKLRQNAKGSGLGLAIARQIALKHGGTIEVFSTISVGTEFVFSFDYITEEELEQR is encoded by the coding sequence ATGAACGAGAAAAAATTAGAGTTAATTAGTAATGAAGTGGAAGAAACACCAGAAAATGTCCAGGATAAAATAAAAAAAAAGAGTAGATTATATAATCGTCTATTTTTTAAAGTATACTTAAATTATGCGCTTATGGTCTTGCTTTTTGCTATCGTGCTTGGAAGTGTTTTTCTTCAGCTAAGTGAAAAAGCAACAAAAAATAATTTAAGGCAGCAATTATTTAGTCAGGCAAAGGTTATTGCAAAGAGGTATAATGAGTTTGTAATTAACGAAGAAAAAAATAGTTTGGATTATCTAGAGTTACTTCGTGAAGTCGGAGTTATTGCGGAGGATATCTGGGTTTTATCGAATCCTAACGCCAGTGCGCCTATGAATAGTGAGATTACCACAATGCCATTACAAGCTGTATCAAGGGAATACCAAGAAGTTTACCTTGGAGCATTTGCAGGAGAAGATACCTACCGATCCAGTTATAGTAAGACTTATGGGTTTGATACCATTTCTGTTGGAGTCCCAGTAAGAGGTGTTAATGGTGAAGTATGTGGTGCTATCTTATTAAATACAAAAGTGGAACGCCAAACAGAATCTATCCGAGATACCAAATCGATGATTTTCCTAAGTGCGATAGTTTCGTTAATTGTATCTTTTATTGTTGCAATTCTTTTTGCAAGACAGCTTGTAAGACCAATCTCAAAAATGCGTCAAACAGCGTTATTACTAGCTGAAAAAAAATATGAATCAAAAACGGGTATAGATAGAAAAGATGAAATTGGTGATTTGGCTAGAACCATCGATTTCTTGACGGATAAATTAATGGAGAATGAGGTCGTACGAAAGAATCTAGATCAAATGCGTATGGACTTCTTTGCAAATGTTTCGCATGAGCTTAGAACACCAATTACAGTGGTTCGTGCATATACAGAGAGCTTAGTTGATGGTGTAATTGAGGAGGAATCCACAAAGCAGCAATGTTATGAAAAGATGTTATTAGAATGCAAAAGTATGGAGCGTTTAGTTGGAGATCTTTTAATACTAGCGAAGATGCAAAATCCTGATTTTGTAATTGAAAAAGAGCCTGTTAATTTAACTCAAGTTTTTGAGGATATCCTTAAGACTGTTAGAACCATGGGCACTGATAAGCATATCAGCGTATGCCTTGATAATGATCATAACGTGCAATTGATGTATGGTGATTATGACCGTTTACGCCAGATGTTTTTAGTGATCTGTGATAATGCAATTAAATTTTCAAAGGAAGATTCGACCATATATATTTCAATTACCAGAGGAGAAAAACTTCGTATTTCGATACGAGATGAAGGAACCGGTATTGAAAAAGAGGAGTTGTCTAGCATATTTGATAAATTTTATAAATCAAAGTTACGTCAAAATGCGAAAGGTTCCGGTCTTGGGCTTGCTATCGCACGTCAAATTGCTTTGAAACATGGAGGAACAATCGAAGTATTCAGTACCATTTCGGTTGGAACAGAGTTTGTATTCTCATTTGACTATATCACGGAAGAAGAATTGGAACAAAGGTGA